The following coding sequences lie in one Silene latifolia isolate original U9 population chromosome 5, ASM4854445v1, whole genome shotgun sequence genomic window:
- the LOC141654750 gene encoding dehydration-responsive element-binding protein 1A-like produces the protein MSHINNNNNNLLPESSNPSPSTGNNSGGLTLMLASAHPKKRAGRQKVQETRHPVYRGVRLRKSGKWVSEVRLPNNKDRLWLGTYLTPEMAARAHDVAAIALRGHEGACLNFADSVWRLPVPASSDNKDIQKAAAEAAMLFRPTIEPLNVQPPPPPPAPPPLKEENEGYMDEDMVFNMPGVMADMYEGLGMSLPPQQPSSSCCCSNENDDVDFEDDDISLWSHSL, from the coding sequence ATGAGTCAcattaataacaacaacaacaatttacTACCCGAAAGTTCAAACCCATCCCCCTCGACTGGTAATAATTCAGGTGGGCTGACGCTAATGTTAGCGTCAGCCCACCCGAAAAAAAGGGCAGGTCGCCAAAAGGTTCAAGAGACTCGCCACCCAGTTTACCGGGGTGTCCGACTAAGGAAATCCGGTAAATGGGTGAGCGAGGTCCGCCTGCCCAATAATAAAGACCGATTATGGTTAGGAACATACCTAACACCCGAAATGGCAGCACGTGCTCATGACGTGGCTGCCATAGCATTAAGAGGCCATGAAGGTGCTTGTCTCAATTTTGCCGACTCTGTATGGCGGCTTCCTGTTCCCGCCTCGTCCGACAACAAAGACATCCAAAAAGCGGCGGCGGAGGCGGCAATGTTGTTTCGGCCCACGATTGAGCCGCTTAATGTACAACCTCCGCCTCCGCCTCCGGCTCCGCCTCCTTTGAAGGAGGAGAATGAGGGGTATATGGATGAGGATATGGTGTTTAATATGCCAGGTGTGATGGCTGACATGTACGAAGGGCTTGGAATGTCATTGCCACCTCAGCAGCCAAGTAGTTCATGCTGTTGTAGTAATGAAAATGATGATGTGGATTTTGAAGATGATGACATCTCACTTTGGAGCCACTCTTTATAA
- the LOC141655859 gene encoding dehydration-responsive element-binding protein 1B-like, producing MTMFHNTDVSSPEIYSPSTVEETGGLMLASAHPKKRTGRKKFKETRHPIYRGVRQRSSGKWVAEVRLPNNKDRIWLGTYLTAEMAARAHDVAAIALRGQRGACLNFADSVWRLPIPSSSNAKDIQLAAAEAAEAFRPTVVPLYVTVTPPQLEDEFAELEQSVGYIDDDMVFDMPMLMADMYNGLVMLPPPHQPSSPSCYGYEYDDDVESEAADLSLWSY from the coding sequence ATGACAATGTTTCACAACACCGATGTTTCCAGTCCCGAAATTTATAGTCCCTCGACAGTCGAGGAGACCGGTGGGCTGATGCTGGCCTCAGCCCACCCTAAAAAAAGAACAGGCCGAAAGAAATTTAAGGAAACCCGCCACCCAATTTACAGAGGCGTTAGACAACGGAGCTCTGGTAAATGGGTGGCAGAGGTACGACTACCCAACAACAAAGACCGAATATGGCTAGGAACGTATCTAACCGCCGAAATGGCAGCGCGTGCACATGACGTGGCTGCCATCGCATTACGTGGTCAAAGAGGCGCCTGCCTTAATTTCGCTGACTCAGTCTGGCGACTCCCAATCCCTTCCTCATCCAACGCTAAAGATATCCAGTTAGCGGCGGCTGAGGCGGCAGAGGCTTTCCGGCCTACGGTGGTCCCACTTTATGTAACGGTAACACCGCCGCAATTGGAGGATGAATTTGCAGAATTGGAGCAGAGTGTGGGGTATATAGATGATGACATGGTATTTGACATGCCGATGTTGATGGCTGACATGTATAATGGACTAGTAATGTTACCGCCACCTCACCAGCCAAGTAGTCCTAGCTGTTACGGTTACGAATACGATGATGACGTGGAATCTGAGGCTGCTGACCTGTCACTCTGGAGCTACTGA
- the LOC141657905 gene encoding dehydration-responsive element-binding protein 1B-like, translating to MITIYNMKNLSPSTDKDTGGLMLASAHPKKRTGRKKFKETRHPIYRGVRLRSSGKWVAEVRLPNNKDRIWLGTYLTPVMAARAHDVAAIQLRGQRGACLNFADSVWRLPVPVSSDAKDIQTAAAEAAQAFCPAALRNELAQSEQIVRYMDEDMVFGMPMLMADMYQGLGMSPPHQQPSNPSCYSYDDVEPEAADLSLWNY from the exons ATGAT cacaatatACAACATGAAAAATTTAAGTCCCTCGACTGATAAGGACACGGGTGGGCTGATGTTAGCATCAGCCCACCCAAAAAAACGGACAGGTAGGAAAAAATTTAAAGAGACCCGGCACCCTATTTACCGGGGAGTCCGACTACGGAGCTCCGGTAAATGGGTAGCCGAGGTACGGCTACCCAATAATAAAGACCGAATATGGTTAGGCACATACCTAACTCCCGTCATGGCAGCACGTGCCCATGACGTGGCTGCTATTCAACTACGCGGTCAACGAGGGGCCTGCCTGAATTTCGCTGACTCGGTGTGGCGGCTTCCGGTCCCCGTCTCGTCTGACGCCAAAGATATTCAGACAGCGGCGGCTGAGGCGGCGCAGGCGTTTTGCCCCGCGGCACTGCGGAACGAATTAGCACAATCGGAGCAGATTGTGAGGTATATGGATGAGGATATGGTGTTTGGCATGCCAATGTTGATGGCTGACATGTACCAAGGGCTTGGAATGTCACCGCCACATCAGCAGCCAAGTAATCCTAGCTGTTACAGTTATGATGACGTGGAGCCTGAGGCTGCTGATCTGTCACTCTGGAACTACTAA